In Gemmatimonadaceae bacterium, the genomic stretch GGGGCCTGGGCGGTTGGCGCACCGTACCAGCAGGTCGTCGGGACGATGCGCAACTTCATTCCCGAGCGCATGGTGCGCGCCACGGGCCGGATGATGCGCATGAATATCGACGACGGCGACATTTTCCTGGGCGAGTTCGCGAACGGCGCGCTGGGCAGCATCCAGACCTCGTTCGTCACGGTGGGCAACTACCCCGGGATCGAGGCACGCGTGTACGGCAGCGCGGGCGCCCTCATCTGCCGCCTGGTCGAGGAGTTCGGCGTGTGCGAATCGCTCAAGGCGGCCACACCCGATAGCGTCGAGTTCCGCGAGATCGAGGTGCCACCGGCGTACTACCCCCCCGGTGGCCACAAGGGGGAGACGTGGCGCTCGCTGTTCTATGCCAACCTCATCTCGTCGTTCCTCGGCGAGGTGCAGTCGCCCGGGCCGGAGAACGAAGGCGACTTCATGGATGGAGCGCGCGTGCAGGAAGTCATCAACGGCGTGGAGCAGTCGTTCCGTGAGCGGCGCTGGGTGACACTCCCGCTCGATCGATGACTCTGCGACCCGGCGACGAGGTCGACCGATTCCTGCAGACGTTGTTCACGCTCCGCCCGGTGGACGCGACGTTCATCGGACATCACACGCAGGACCACCGCTATCCGGACTGGTCGCCAGCCGGGCACGAAGCGGCCACCGCGGCGTGGGCGAGTTCGCGTGAGGCCCTCAGGCAGGCGCTGGGCGCACGCACCGACGACGAGGTGCTCGCGACCGGGAACGCGGAAGACATCGACGCGTTGCTGGCGATCTCGCACTGCGACGTTGCCCTCGCGGAGTTGCGCGGTCCTCACGTGACTCGTGGCAATCCATCGTTGGCGTCCGGCGAAGCGGCGTTCGCGATCATTGGACTCCTGACGCGTGACTTCCTTCCCGCGTCGCAGCGGGCGTCGTGGCTGATGCAACGCCTGCGCGGCCTGCCGGGTTTCCTTGCCGGCGCCATGAGCACGCTGCGCGAGGCGCCGGTCCCTGAGGCGTGGCGTCGTCGTGCGTTGCGCGAGGCCGCGGGGCTGTCGCGACTCCTCGAGACCGGTGTTCCGCTCTGGTGCCAGGCGATGGCCCTCGAGGAGCGGACGACGCGCGCGGTCCTGGAGGCGGCGCAGGTCGCCGGCGGCGGCACTCACGCCTTCGCGCATACGCTCGAACAGCTGCGCGGGAGCGGGCAGGAGGTCGCGACCTGCGGAGAAGAGACACTCGGCGTTTTGCTGGCTCGCGGGCACTGGGAATCGCGATCCCTCGACGACCTCTGGTCGGATGTAACGGCGCGGTTCGAGGTCGAACAGGATCGACTGGGGGCGCTGGTGCGTTCGGTTTGTGCTTCGGACGTTTCGGAGGTACAGGCCCGGCTCGCCGCGCGGCATCCGTCGCCTGAGGGCTACTACGAGGCCTTCGCGCGAAGCTGGGACGCGTGCCGGGCCGCGTCGGCGCATCTGGTGACCTGGCCGAACATCCCCGTCTCGTACGTTCCGATCCCGGCGTGGACGCGCATGGCAGCGCCAGACCTGTATTACCTCTTCTACCGCTCGCCGGCCCCGCTCGATGCGTTCCCGCAACCGTTCGAGTACGTCGTCACGCCGATCGATGGGCTCGATCCGGCCGCGGTCGATCGACACCTTCGGGCGTGCAACGACTCCGTCATCAAGCTGAACCACGTCGTGCACCACGGCGCTCTCGGGCACCACGTCCAGAACTGGTATGCCGCGCGCGCGCCTTACCGGATCGGGCGCATTGCCGCCGCGGACTGCGCGAGCCGGATTGCGATGCTGCAGGGCGGCACGAAGGCTGAAGGGTGGGCGTGTTATGCAACGGACCTGATGGATGAAGCGGGCTTTCTGACAGCCGATGAGCGGGTGGCCGAGCAACACACGCGCGTGCGCATGCTGGCGCGAGCCCTGGTGGACATCGAGCTTCACACCAGCCGGACGACGTTCGAGAATGCGGTTCGGTGTTACGCCGAGACGGTGGGCATGTCGGGCGAAGCGGCGCGTGCCGAGGTGGTGAAGAACTCGATGTTTCCGGGCACGGCGATGATGTATTGGCTCGGCACGCAGGGCATCCACGACCTGCGCGCGGTGGAAGCAGCGCGCGCGGGGGCGGCATTTTCGCTGGCGGGGTTCCATGATCGTTTGCTGGGGCACGGGTCGATTCCGGTCGCGGTGTCGGGCCGTCTCATGCAGCGGGGGTCAGGGCGGAATGCGGGTTTCTGATTCGAATGGGGACAGCGCGATGGTGACAAACGTTCGGAAAGGACGCATCGTGAAGTCGGGGGGGGCCCCCCGCGTGCTTCGCGCAGCCCACGCGCGCTGGCGCCCTGCCCTTCGTCGGGCAGCACGCACGCTCGCCCTGCTCAGTCCGTTCCTCCTGGGCAGCTGCGGCGGTGAGGGCAGAACGCGCGGTGCCGCCGCCTCCAACGCGCTGCTCGTGGTCGGGTACGATCGCGAACCCGACACGCTCAATCGCTTCAGCACGCATATCCTCGAAGACGTCCAGACCTGCGTCATCGAGGGCCTCGTCACCAACGACGAGCACATGAACATCGTCCCCGTGCTCGCGGCCTCGATCCCCACGCTCGAGAACGGCGGGGTCGTCATGCGCCCGGACGGCGGCATGGACGTCACGTGGAAGCTCAGGCCCGGCGTGCGTTGGCACGACGGCGTCCCCTTCACCTCGGCGGACGTCAAGTTCACCGTCGACGCCATCAACTCGCCGGACTACAACCCCGAGAGCACCGACGGATTCGATCGCATCAGCTCCGTCGACACTCCCGACTCGCTCACCGCGATCGTGCACTATCGGGAGCCCTACGCGCCCTATCAGTTGCAGTTCGTGCGCGGCGCGCTCCCCAGGCACGTGCTGGAAGGCAAGGACATCGATCGGGCCACCGAATACAACCGTGCGCCCCTGGGCACCGGACCCTATCGCGTCGCCGAGTGGAAGACGGGCGAATACATCCTGCTCGAGCGCGTCCCGAACTACTGGCGCGGGAGCGCGTTCCCGAAGATCGAGCGCATCCAGTTCAAGTTCATCCCGAACACGACGACCCGCGTGAACCAGCTCGCGAGCGGCGAGGCTCATGTGGTGGCGCTCGTGCCGTGGGACAAGTATCGCGAACTCGCGACCATCCCCGGACTCACCGTGCACCGGATGCCGGGGAACTCGTACGAACACATCACGCTCAACCAGCGTCAGGTGCCCGCGTTCCGCGATGTGCGCGTGCGCCGCGCACTCACACACGCGATCGACCGCGAGCTGATCGCAAGGACGATCCTCGACTCGCTGGCCCCGGTGGTCCACGGCGCCATCCAGCCCGTTTCCTGGGCCTTCACCGACAGCGTGCAGCACTACCCGTTCGACCCGGCCCGGGCCCGCACGCTCCTCGACTCCGCCGGGTGGACCGACGCTGATGGAGATGGCATCCGCGAGCGCGAAGGCGTGCGACTCGGGTTCACGCTCCTCACGCAGGCGGGCTTTGCGATCCGCGAGAGCGTCTCGCAGGCCGTGCAGCGGATGCTGCGGGACGTCGGAGCGGACGTGAAGATTCAGCTGGTCGACGGGACGGCGATCTCGTCGCTCTGGTTCGAGGGCAAGTTCGACGCGATGCTGCATTGGTGGCACATGCCGGCCGATCCGGAGATCACGCTGTTCTTCGCGTCCGATCGCACCCCGCCCGCCGGGCGCAACATCAACTACGTCGCCGACAGCACGCTCGACCGGCTCATGTACGCCAGCGATCGCGAGATCGACCAGGCAAGGCGGCGGGCGATCCTCGTGCGCGTCCAGCAGCGTCTCGCCGAGCTGGCGCCGGAGATCCCGCTGTACAACGTGACGCGACTCGACGGCGTTCCCGCGGCGCTGCGCAACTTCAAGGGCAACCCGACCAACACCGGCGTGTTCTGGAACGTGTGGGAGTGGGACGTGGGCACAGGTCCGACGGCGCCGCAGGGATGAGCGCCGCGCTGCGTCGCCTGCTGCAGGCGATCCCGCTGCTCCTGCTCATCTCCGTGCTGGTCTTTTCGCTCCTGCACGCGGCGCCGGGCGGGCCGCTCGCCATCTACCTGGAGAACCCGAACGTCCGCCCGGCCGACATCGAGCGACTCCGACGTTCGTTAGGCCTGGATCAGCCACTACCCGTCCAGTATTTGCGATGGCTCGCCGGATTCGTCACCGGCGACTGGGGCTTCTCCTTCACTGACGGGCGCCCCGTGACGCAGCGCCTCCTGGAACGGCTTCCGGCCACGCTCGAACTGGTGGCCGCCTCGCTCGTGCTTGCCCTCTTGGCCGCCGTACCGGCCGGGGTGCTCGCCGCCGTGCGCCGAGGCCGCCTCGTTGACCGCGCGATCTCCACGCTCACCATCGCCGGGATCTCCCTCCCCGCGTTCTGGTTCGGCCTGCTGCTGCAGCTCGTCTTTGCGGTTTGGCTCGGCTGGCTCCCGTCGAGCGGTCGCTCATCACTGCTCGGCAGCGGGCTGGGCGATCGCCTCGCGCACCTCGCCCTCCCAGCCGCCGTGCTCGCGATCCTCCACGCCGCCGCCTGGACCCGATACCTGAGATCGG encodes the following:
- a CDS encoding ABC transporter permease → MSAALRRLLQAIPLLLLISVLVFSLLHAAPGGPLAIYLENPNVRPADIERLRRSLGLDQPLPVQYLRWLAGFVTGDWGFSFTDGRPVTQRLLERLPATLELVAASLVLALLAAVPAGVLAAVRRGRLVDRAISTLTIAGISLPAFWFGLLLQLVFAVWLGWLPSSGRSSLLGSGLGDRLAHLALPAAVLAILHAAAWTRYLRSAMGSVIAQRFILAARGRGIRERTIRYRHALRNALLPFLTIVLLDAAIMISGAVVTESVFAWPGLGGLFTEALARRDYTVLMAFLMLSSVGVIVLNLVADLSYRWLDPRVRA
- a CDS encoding DUF885 family protein, whose product is MTLRPGDEVDRFLQTLFTLRPVDATFIGHHTQDHRYPDWSPAGHEAATAAWASSREALRQALGARTDDEVLATGNAEDIDALLAISHCDVALAELRGPHVTRGNPSLASGEAAFAIIGLLTRDFLPASQRASWLMQRLRGLPGFLAGAMSTLREAPVPEAWRRRALREAAGLSRLLETGVPLWCQAMALEERTTRAVLEAAQVAGGGTHAFAHTLEQLRGSGQEVATCGEETLGVLLARGHWESRSLDDLWSDVTARFEVEQDRLGALVRSVCASDVSEVQARLAARHPSPEGYYEAFARSWDACRAASAHLVTWPNIPVSYVPIPAWTRMAAPDLYYLFYRSPAPLDAFPQPFEYVVTPIDGLDPAAVDRHLRACNDSVIKLNHVVHHGALGHHVQNWYAARAPYRIGRIAAADCASRIAMLQGGTKAEGWACYATDLMDEAGFLTADERVAEQHTRVRMLARALVDIELHTSRTTFENAVRCYAETVGMSGEAARAEVVKNSMFPGTAMMYWLGTQGIHDLRAVEAARAGAAFSLAGFHDRLLGHGSIPVAVSGRLMQRGSGRNAGF
- a CDS encoding peptide ABC transporter substrate-binding protein yields the protein MLRAAHARWRPALRRAARTLALLSPFLLGSCGGEGRTRGAAASNALLVVGYDREPDTLNRFSTHILEDVQTCVIEGLVTNDEHMNIVPVLAASIPTLENGGVVMRPDGGMDVTWKLRPGVRWHDGVPFTSADVKFTVDAINSPDYNPESTDGFDRISSVDTPDSLTAIVHYREPYAPYQLQFVRGALPRHVLEGKDIDRATEYNRAPLGTGPYRVAEWKTGEYILLERVPNYWRGSAFPKIERIQFKFIPNTTTRVNQLASGEAHVVALVPWDKYRELATIPGLTVHRMPGNSYEHITLNQRQVPAFRDVRVRRALTHAIDRELIARTILDSLAPVVHGAIQPVSWAFTDSVQHYPFDPARARTLLDSAGWTDADGDGIREREGVRLGFTLLTQAGFAIRESVSQAVQRMLRDVGADVKIQLVDGTAISSLWFEGKFDAMLHWWHMPADPEITLFFASDRTPPAGRNINYVADSTLDRLMYASDREIDQARRRAILVRVQQRLAELAPEIPLYNVTRLDGVPAALRNFKGNPTNTGVFWNVWEWDVGTGPTAPQG